From Myxococcales bacterium, a single genomic window includes:
- a CDS encoding DUF2088 domain-containing protein, translating into MNHPCLVTLEKDSAPRVLFAGDKLVEADLPKGTRCIYPKPPISPLRDVDAAIRYAINHPLGSDPLYAKLRPGMKLTIAVDDISLPLPPMRRPDVRERVLEIVLALCADHGVDDIEIIVATGIHRKMKANEVRHMVGDRVFEAYWPDRLYNHDAEDKDTMVEVATTEHGEVIEMNRRAVESDLIVYVNLNFVPMDGGHKSLMCGLTTYRSLASHHNPETIRSCDSYMDPKKSELATRVTRMGRLANTKLNVFTVETTINNRMFDRPLEFLAKNEDDLDGRERAMLKGLVATTGRLPQAARQAIFDRFPAPYGVTGVWAGETEAVHEKTLERCYEQYLVPVQGQADVLVCGIPYIGPYNVHAFLNPLLVSVQAQGYLFNFYRGAPLLKKGGTLIITHPCTDKFDHEQHAPYIDFVHRLLPETRDAVELHKRFEKKFAEDPAFIQMYRTGHAYHPAHAFFMWYWGENGRQHIGRVIVVGADNEYIPKLLGYETASSMDEALYRARGEDNKSLDIACLHVPPIVMADVSL; encoded by the coding sequence ATGAATCACCCCTGCCTGGTGACCCTGGAAAAAGACAGCGCGCCCCGCGTGCTGTTCGCCGGAGACAAGTTGGTCGAGGCGGATCTGCCCAAGGGCACCCGCTGTATCTACCCGAAGCCGCCCATCAGCCCGCTCCGGGACGTGGACGCCGCGATCCGTTACGCCATCAACCACCCCCTCGGCTCCGATCCGCTCTACGCCAAGCTGCGGCCCGGCATGAAGCTCACCATCGCCGTCGATGACATCTCGTTGCCCCTGCCGCCCATGCGCCGTCCCGACGTGCGCGAGCGGGTGCTCGAGATCGTGCTCGCCCTGTGCGCCGATCACGGCGTCGACGACATCGAAATCATCGTTGCCACCGGCATTCACCGGAAAATGAAGGCTAACGAGGTGCGGCACATGGTCGGCGACCGTGTGTTCGAAGCCTACTGGCCGGACCGCCTCTACAACCACGACGCCGAAGACAAAGACACCATGGTGGAGGTCGCGACCACCGAACACGGCGAGGTCATCGAGATGAACCGCCGCGCCGTCGAGAGCGACCTGATCGTGTACGTGAACCTGAACTTCGTGCCGATGGACGGCGGGCACAAGTCGCTGATGTGTGGGCTCACCACCTATCGCAGCCTGGCGTCGCACCACAACCCGGAGACCATTCGTAGCTGCGACAGCTACATGGATCCGAAGAAGAGTGAGCTTGCGACGCGCGTCACGCGCATGGGGCGGCTAGCCAACACCAAGCTGAACGTGTTCACCGTCGAGACCACCATCAACAACCGGATGTTCGACCGCCCGCTCGAGTTCTTGGCCAAGAACGAGGACGACCTCGACGGGCGTGAGCGCGCCATGCTCAAGGGCCTGGTCGCGACCACCGGGCGCCTGCCGCAGGCGGCGCGCCAGGCCATCTTCGATCGTTTCCCGGCGCCGTATGGTGTGACCGGCGTCTGGGCGGGTGAGACCGAGGCGGTCCACGAGAAGACCCTCGAGCGCTGTTACGAACAGTACCTGGTGCCGGTGCAAGGGCAGGCCGACGTCCTGGTCTGCGGGATCCCGTACATTGGCCCGTACAACGTGCACGCCTTCCTGAATCCGCTGCTGGTCAGCGTGCAGGCGCAGGGGTACCTGTTCAACTTCTATCGGGGGGCGCCGCTCTTGAAGAAGGGCGGCACGCTCATCATCACGCATCCGTGCACCGACAAGTTCGATCACGAGCAGCACGCGCCGTACATCGACTTCGTGCACCGACTCCTGCCGGAGACGCGCGACGCGGTGGAGCTCCACAAACGCTTCGAGAAGAAGTTCGCGGAAGACCCGGCATTCATCCAGATGTACCGCACCGGCCACGCCTACCACCCGGCCCACGCCTTTTTCATGTGGTACTGGGGCGAAAACGGGCGTCAGCACATCGGCCGGGTGATCGTGGTCGGCGCCGACAACGAGTACATCCCAAAGCTACTCGGCTACGAGACCGCTTCGAGCATGGACGAGGCCCTGTACCGGGCTCGGGGCGAGGACAATAAGAGCTTGGACATCGCCTGTTTGCACGTGCCGCCCATCGTCATGGCGGACGTCTCCCTGTGA
- a CDS encoding HAD family hydrolase has translation MAASYFDVDGTLVSTNLVHPTLFYLLNQGTPVQTALRFGRALFKAPAMGVAEMADRRTFNELLYSSYEGMSEDRLVLLAEEVFEKVLRPSVFPAARDLVRQNVDSGHVVVLISGALDFIAKRLADHLGAHEVIANRLEMKEGYATGKLEKPVVAGPEKARLIREHARRHGHDLDDCYAFSDSYSDLPMLSVVGHPAAVNPDPRLKLLAKAYSWPSFDLRVSS, from the coding sequence TTGGCCGCAAGTTATTTCGACGTCGACGGAACACTGGTCAGCACGAACCTCGTGCACCCGACCTTGTTCTACCTCTTGAACCAGGGCACCCCGGTCCAGACGGCGCTGCGCTTCGGGCGTGCGCTGTTCAAGGCGCCCGCCATGGGCGTCGCCGAGATGGCGGATCGGCGCACCTTCAACGAGCTGCTCTACAGCTCGTACGAGGGCATGAGTGAGGATCGCCTGGTGCTCCTGGCGGAGGAGGTCTTCGAGAAGGTGCTGCGCCCCTCCGTGTTCCCGGCGGCCCGCGATCTCGTGCGCCAGAACGTCGACAGTGGTCACGTCGTCGTCCTGATCTCCGGAGCGCTCGACTTCATCGCCAAACGCCTGGCCGATCACCTGGGCGCGCACGAGGTGATCGCCAACCGCCTCGAGATGAAGGAGGGCTACGCGACGGGAAAGCTCGAAAAGCCCGTGGTCGCGGGCCCCGAGAAGGCCCGCTTGATCCGCGAGCACGCCCGCCGTCACGGCCACGATCTCGACGACTGCTACGCCTTCAGCGACAGCTACTCCGACCTGCCCATGTTGAGCGTGGTCGGACACCCCGCCGCGGTGAACCCCGATCCGCGGCTCAAGCTTCTGGCCAAAGCCTACAGCTGGCCGAGCTTCGACCTGAGAGTTTCGTCATGA
- a CDS encoding RNA polymerase subunit sigma-70: MSADEVTHVKRAAQAGDAAGFRELVAPYQAELRAHCYRMTASMTDADDALQECLLRAWRGIEGFEGRASLRTWLYKIATHSCLDFVKERRARTVPSQVEAASTPLAPLAAPRFEPIWLEPCPETLWQVEAPGPDAQYTARESVGIAFLVALQELPPLQRAVLLARDVLGFSAADVAELLDVTVAAVNSALQRARATAEQRRAGVNQRGPDPTTDADVQRTLAAYVRAWESGDGAALVRVLHENAVMRMPPIPTWYQGRDDIGRFFELMVRTLGERRVLLTVANGAPAVALYVAAEDGVLRGHSLHVLEVESGELIAVDAFLDATQLERFGLPDALP, translated from the coding sequence GTGAGCGCCGATGAAGTGACCCACGTGAAGCGGGCCGCGCAGGCGGGCGACGCGGCGGGCTTTCGCGAGCTCGTCGCGCCCTACCAGGCCGAGCTCCGAGCCCACTGCTACCGCATGACAGCCTCGATGACCGACGCCGACGACGCCCTGCAAGAATGCCTGCTCCGCGCCTGGCGTGGCATCGAAGGCTTCGAGGGGCGGGCGTCGCTGCGCACCTGGCTCTACAAGATCGCGACTCACAGCTGCCTCGACTTCGTGAAAGAGCGGCGAGCGCGCACGGTTCCGTCACAGGTCGAGGCCGCTTCGACCCCGCTCGCGCCGCTGGCGGCGCCGCGCTTCGAGCCCATCTGGCTCGAGCCGTGTCCCGAGACACTCTGGCAGGTCGAAGCTCCCGGACCCGACGCGCAGTACACCGCGCGCGAGAGCGTGGGCATCGCGTTCCTGGTTGCCCTGCAAGAGCTGCCGCCGCTCCAGCGCGCGGTCCTCCTCGCCCGCGACGTGCTCGGCTTCTCCGCAGCGGACGTCGCCGAGCTGCTCGATGTGACTGTCGCTGCCGTGAACAGCGCGCTGCAGCGCGCCCGGGCCACGGCCGAGCAGCGACGCGCAGGTGTGAATCAGCGTGGCCCCGACCCGACCACAGACGCAGATGTCCAACGCACGCTGGCCGCGTACGTGCGTGCCTGGGAGAGCGGTGACGGTGCGGCGCTGGTTCGAGTGCTGCACGAGAACGCGGTCATGCGCATGCCGCCCATCCCCACCTGGTACCAGGGTCGGGACGACATCGGTCGCTTCTTCGAGCTCATGGTGAGGACGCTGGGCGAGCGACGCGTCTTGCTCACCGTGGCCAATGGCGCGCCCGCCGTGGCGCTCTACGTCGCGGCAGAGGATGGTGTGTTGCGCGGCCACTCGCTGCACGTGCTCGAAGTCGAGAGCGGCGAGCTCATCGCCGTCGACGCATTCCTCGACGCGACGCAGCTGGAACGCTTTGGACTGCCGGACGCGCTGCCCTGA
- a CDS encoding MAPEG family protein, with protein MNPISENHVFQAYLSSAVVLGLNLLVLANNTALTRATAVEVVNPEDKKLNKQATVVFEAGNEKTARYRRAHRNALENIPLFLITGYLLTLTSISFGLAVAIFGVFVFARLSHSVAYVTSAQPWRTASFGIGALVQLGMLLYLGYALITAA; from the coding sequence ATGAACCCGATCAGCGAAAACCACGTGTTTCAAGCCTACCTGAGCTCCGCCGTCGTACTGGGGCTGAACCTCCTGGTACTGGCCAACAACACGGCCCTGACCCGAGCCACCGCCGTCGAGGTGGTGAACCCGGAGGACAAGAAGCTGAACAAGCAGGCCACGGTCGTGTTCGAGGCCGGCAACGAAAAGACCGCGCGCTACCGGCGGGCCCACCGCAACGCGCTGGAGAACATCCCGCTGTTCCTGATCACCGGCTACCTGTTGACCCTGACTTCGATCTCGTTCGGCCTGGCGGTTGCGATCTTCGGCGTCTTTGTCTTCGCCCGCCTCAGCCACAGCGTCGCCTATGTGACCAGCGCTCAGCCGTGGCGCACGGCCAGTTTTGGGATCGGCGCGCTGGTTCAGCTCGGCATGCTCCTTTACCTCGGCTACGCGCTGATTACCGCAGCATGA